A genomic segment from Tuwongella immobilis encodes:
- the cobA gene encoding uroporphyrinogen-III C-methyltransferase, with product MTQHSPSPPLVSARRVAPIVRRGTVYLVGAGPGASDLMTLRGYRILRAADVVFHDALIAPEVLAEANPFAQLISVGKRGYCVGSTRQETIHDALVRWAKLEKSVCRLKCGDPCIFGRGGEEAVHLAGAGVPFELVPGVTSAIGGCALAGIPLTHRDVGQSLALITAHHDPDSAECTHDWAALARLTTLVCYMGYRHRHRIAAKLLAAGKSGQTPVAILQAATMPHEQITITTLESLAVSTSEFVPDAPGLIVIGEVVRFREQLFPFASSLADCSQGVTA from the coding sequence ATGACGCAGCATTCTCCGTCGCCTCCCCTGGTGTCGGCCAGGCGGGTTGCGCCCATCGTCCGTCGTGGCACGGTCTACCTGGTTGGTGCCGGCCCGGGTGCATCGGATCTGATGACGCTGCGGGGATACCGCATCTTGCGTGCCGCGGACGTGGTTTTTCACGATGCTCTGATCGCCCCGGAAGTATTAGCAGAAGCGAATCCGTTCGCCCAGTTGATTTCGGTGGGCAAACGGGGATATTGTGTCGGTTCCACCCGTCAAGAAACCATCCATGATGCGCTCGTTCGCTGGGCGAAACTGGAGAAATCGGTCTGCCGATTGAAGTGCGGCGATCCGTGTATTTTTGGACGCGGCGGCGAGGAAGCGGTGCATTTGGCCGGGGCGGGGGTGCCGTTCGAACTGGTGCCCGGCGTCACTTCGGCGATTGGCGGCTGTGCCCTGGCAGGAATTCCGCTCACGCACCGCGATGTTGGCCAATCGCTGGCATTGATTACCGCTCATCACGACCCCGATTCGGCGGAATGCACCCACGATTGGGCCGCGCTGGCTCGATTGACCACGTTGGTGTGCTACATGGGCTATCGGCATCGGCACCGAATCGCGGCCAAGCTGCTGGCGGCGGGCAAATCCGGACAGACGCCGGTGGCGATTCTGCAAGCCGCGACCATGCCCCATGAGCAGATCACCATTACCACATTGGAATCACTGGCGGTTTCGACTTCCGAATTTGTCCCCGATGCTCCCGGTCTGATTGTCATTGGCGAAGTCGTTCGCTTTCGGGAGCAATTGTTCCCATTCGCATCGTCCCTGGCCGATTGTTCCCAAGGAGTGACCGCATGA
- the nirB gene encoding nitrite reductase large subunit NirB, whose amino-acid sequence MIAPAIPQKPKLVVIGNGMAGARLLEDILAADPDRFDITVFGDEPYGNYNRILLSNVLNGSQEPTEIFLNPLAWYAENGITLHAGKRVTAVDRAARTVTADDLTVPYDVLVFATGSKPFVPPIPGTTLHGVFVFRTLDDCRNIAEYALDAKKAVVIGGGLLGLEAAKGLMTHQVEVTVVEMAPWLMSVQLDESGGQVLQQTIEKMGILARTKTSTQAILGHRRVTGVRFADGSEIDADMVVISAGIRPNIDLAREIGLECDRALVVDDHLQTSDPAIFGVGECVQHRGMVYGLVAPIWEQTKVLAQRLTGTHPDAAYVGSKIATKLKVMGVELASMGRMADLQPTDEVVQFSEPGRQVYWKAIIRDGKVNAACLLGDLGPADHLVRLFQSGRPAPERRLELFFTAGSNERETSLADLPESHPVCDCNGVTKGTICDAIRAGKCTIPAVGKATRAGTGCGSCKKLIKGLIEAVAGGIKADPSESWYVPAVPMDKATLVAAVKERGLRSVSAVLREWGTGDDEKSKAGLASMLKGIWGSEYIDERDARFVNDRVHANIQKDGTFSVVPRAYGGVTTADDLIRIGEVAKKYNVPMLKYTGGQRIDLLGIKKEDLPHVWRDLGMPSGHAYTKALRTVKTCVGSEFCRFGTNDSTSLGIALEKRYQGFEFPAKVKLGVSGCPRNCAESTVKDVGIIATEGGDWEISIGGAAGAHVRKTDVLCRVKTQAEAIRIIGRFLIYYRDNAKWLERTYDFVPRIGLERVREIIVEDVLGIGEQLDAEVEKTAAAYVDPWLERDAPVYPGQFDQPRLISLPVLS is encoded by the coding sequence ATGATCGCACCGGCAATTCCGCAGAAGCCCAAATTGGTCGTCATCGGCAATGGCATGGCCGGGGCGCGCCTGCTCGAAGACATCCTGGCGGCAGATCCCGACCGCTTTGACATTACCGTGTTCGGCGATGAACCGTATGGCAATTACAATCGAATTTTGCTGTCGAATGTGCTCAATGGCAGTCAGGAACCCACGGAAATCTTCCTGAATCCGTTGGCCTGGTACGCGGAGAATGGCATCACCTTGCATGCGGGCAAGCGGGTGACGGCGGTGGATCGGGCGGCCCGGACGGTCACGGCGGACGATCTCACGGTTCCGTATGATGTACTGGTGTTTGCGACGGGGAGCAAGCCGTTTGTGCCGCCGATTCCGGGGACAACGCTGCACGGCGTATTCGTGTTCCGCACGCTGGATGATTGCCGAAATATCGCGGAATATGCACTCGATGCCAAGAAAGCGGTGGTCATTGGCGGCGGGCTGTTGGGATTGGAAGCCGCCAAGGGGTTGATGACGCATCAGGTGGAAGTGACCGTCGTAGAGATGGCACCCTGGCTGATGAGCGTGCAGCTCGATGAATCGGGCGGCCAAGTCCTCCAGCAGACCATCGAAAAAATGGGCATTCTCGCCCGCACCAAGACCAGCACCCAGGCCATTTTGGGCCATCGACGGGTCACCGGCGTGCGCTTCGCCGATGGCAGCGAAATCGATGCGGATATGGTCGTCATCTCGGCGGGGATTCGTCCGAATATCGATTTGGCACGCGAAATTGGCCTGGAATGTGACCGTGCCCTGGTGGTGGACGATCATCTGCAAACCAGCGATCCGGCGATTTTCGGTGTGGGCGAATGTGTGCAACATCGCGGGATGGTCTACGGATTGGTGGCCCCGATTTGGGAACAGACCAAAGTGTTGGCCCAACGGTTGACCGGCACCCACCCCGATGCCGCTTATGTGGGGTCGAAAATTGCGACCAAGCTGAAAGTCATGGGCGTCGAATTGGCCAGCATGGGCCGGATGGCGGATCTGCAACCCACCGATGAGGTCGTGCAGTTTAGCGAGCCGGGGCGACAAGTGTATTGGAAGGCGATTATTCGAGACGGGAAGGTGAACGCGGCCTGTTTGCTGGGCGATTTGGGGCCGGCGGATCATCTCGTGCGGCTGTTCCAATCGGGCCGACCCGCCCCCGAACGACGCTTGGAATTGTTCTTCACCGCGGGATCGAATGAGCGGGAAACCTCGCTGGCGGACCTGCCGGAGAGTCACCCCGTCTGCGATTGCAATGGCGTCACCAAAGGCACGATTTGCGATGCGATTCGTGCCGGGAAATGCACGATTCCGGCAGTCGGAAAAGCAACACGGGCTGGAACCGGGTGCGGCTCGTGCAAGAAACTCATCAAGGGACTCATCGAAGCCGTCGCGGGCGGAATCAAGGCCGATCCCAGCGAAAGTTGGTATGTGCCGGCCGTTCCGATGGATAAAGCGACGCTGGTGGCTGCGGTGAAGGAACGCGGCTTGCGAAGTGTCTCGGCTGTGCTGCGGGAATGGGGCACCGGCGACGATGAAAAGAGCAAAGCGGGGCTGGCCTCCATGCTCAAGGGAATCTGGGGGAGCGAGTATATCGATGAACGCGATGCCCGATTTGTCAACGATCGTGTGCATGCGAATATCCAGAAAGATGGCACGTTCAGCGTGGTTCCGCGAGCGTATGGCGGCGTGACCACGGCCGATGATCTGATCCGCATTGGCGAAGTGGCCAAAAAGTATAACGTGCCCATGCTCAAATACACCGGCGGTCAGCGCATCGACCTGTTGGGCATCAAAAAGGAAGATTTGCCCCATGTCTGGCGGGATTTGGGCATGCCCAGCGGACACGCCTACACCAAGGCATTGCGCACGGTGAAAACTTGTGTTGGCAGCGAATTTTGTCGCTTCGGCACCAACGATAGCACCAGTCTGGGAATCGCCCTGGAGAAGCGGTATCAGGGCTTTGAATTTCCCGCCAAGGTGAAGCTGGGTGTAAGCGGCTGTCCGCGAAATTGTGCGGAAAGTACCGTCAAAGATGTCGGGATTATCGCCACGGAGGGGGGCGATTGGGAAATTTCGATCGGTGGCGCGGCCGGGGCGCATGTCCGCAAGACGGATGTGCTTTGCCGTGTGAAAACCCAAGCGGAAGCGATTCGCATCATCGGCCGCTTCCTGATTTACTACCGCGACAACGCCAAATGGCTGGAGCGCACCTACGATTTCGTCCCACGAATTGGCCTGGAGCGCGTGCGGGAAATCATCGTCGAGGATGTGCTGGGCATCGGCGAGCAACTCGATGCCGAAGTCGAGAAAACCGCCGCAGCCTATGTTGATCCCTGGTTGGAACGCGATGCCCCGGTTTATCCCGGTCAATTCGACCAGCCACGTCTGATTTCGCTTCCGGTACTGAGTTAA
- the nirD gene encoding nitrite reductase small subunit NirD, giving the protein MNLAISPTRMVSVRVCRVDELPIGLGRAFEIGGQSVAIFRTRSERIFALANRCPHKGGPLADGMLAGESVVCPMHSFRFDPQDGACDQPGICAVTTYPVDVVADEVFVQMPQE; this is encoded by the coding sequence ATGAACTTAGCGATTTCACCCACGCGGATGGTGTCGGTACGGGTCTGTCGGGTGGACGAATTGCCCATTGGCTTGGGGCGGGCGTTTGAAATTGGTGGCCAATCGGTGGCCATCTTCCGCACCCGCAGTGAGCGCATCTTTGCCCTGGCGAATCGCTGTCCGCACAAGGGCGGGCCGCTGGCGGATGGCATGCTTGCGGGCGAATCGGTCGTCTGTCCTATGCATAGCTTTCGATTTGATCCGCAGGATGGCGCGTGCGATCAACCCGGAATCTGTGCGGTCACCACTTATCCGGTGGATGTGGTTGCGGACGAAGTATTTGTGCAAATGCCCCAGGAATAA
- a CDS encoding molybdopterin oxidoreductase family protein, producing the protein MRSALPQIDPPTLPELANLGTRTHCPYCAFQCGTVLTLDPPARPSSGETDGTITPTVRIQGDPDFPVNAGKLCIKGWTAGELLRHPQRVLQPQIRGRDGRWQRATWEAALDLVAERLQRIQQQHGTDAVGVFGSGVLTNEKAYLLGKFARLALNTPHIDYNGRYCMSSAAAAGNKAFGIDRGLPFPVGDLVLAETLLIVGSNPLETLPPMVQWLDQQQELGGRLIVVDPRRTATAQRAQLHLAVTPGADLALANGLLYLAIEENLVDRNFLTNRTTGWDAVRRTVLDYPPVQVERLTGISESAMRQTVRWLAKPNRGLILTGRGTEQHAKGVDSVLAWINLALALGHVGEPGSGFGTLTGQGNGQGGREHGQKADQLPGYRLIEIDAHREHVARVWGVDPASLPRKGRSAVELLDSLGQPNGIHGLLVMGSNVAVASPDLPRIHERLRSLSFLAVCDLFDHETAQFADVLLPVTQWAEEDGTMTNFEGRVIRRRTAIAPPPGVRTDGWILSELAQRFGQGDRFRYDSTEAIFDELCRATAGGVADYAGMSYARIEQSAGLFWPCPHPAHPGTPRLFADRFFHADGKAKLHPVQHRPAGEEPDSDYPIYFTTGRDLEHYNSGTQTRRSPTLAGKKPMPRLQIHPDLAAEHGIVAGCRVTIASRRSAVEFLAEITRNIRPDTLFAPFHWGGRDAANLLTQATLDPTSRMPEFKLAAVRIVAVQPAIESFQELES; encoded by the coding sequence ATGCGTTCTGCGCTGCCGCAAATTGATCCACCGACTCTGCCCGAGTTGGCCAACCTGGGAACTCGCACCCACTGCCCGTATTGTGCGTTCCAATGCGGCACCGTGCTCACGCTCGATCCGCCCGCCAGGCCATCCAGCGGCGAGACAGATGGGACCATCACACCGACAGTTCGGATTCAGGGCGATCCAGATTTCCCGGTCAACGCGGGGAAATTGTGCATCAAAGGGTGGACCGCCGGCGAGTTGCTGCGGCATCCGCAACGCGTGTTGCAGCCGCAGATTCGTGGGCGAGACGGTCGTTGGCAGCGTGCGACGTGGGAGGCGGCGCTCGATCTCGTCGCGGAGCGATTGCAGCGGATTCAGCAGCAGCACGGGACCGATGCCGTCGGCGTGTTCGGATCGGGAGTTCTGACCAACGAAAAGGCGTATTTGCTGGGGAAATTCGCACGATTGGCGCTGAACACGCCGCACATCGATTACAACGGCCGCTATTGCATGTCGAGCGCGGCCGCCGCCGGAAACAAGGCATTTGGAATCGATCGCGGTCTGCCGTTTCCCGTGGGGGATCTCGTCCTGGCCGAGACGCTGTTGATTGTCGGTTCCAACCCGCTGGAAACGCTGCCGCCGATGGTCCAATGGTTGGATCAGCAGCAGGAATTGGGCGGACGATTGATCGTGGTCGATCCGCGCCGCACCGCCACCGCCCAGCGAGCGCAGTTGCATCTGGCCGTCACCCCCGGCGCGGATTTGGCCTTGGCCAACGGATTGCTTTACCTCGCCATTGAAGAGAATCTCGTCGATCGGAATTTCCTGACCAATCGCACAACCGGCTGGGATGCGGTTCGGCGAACGGTGTTGGATTATCCGCCGGTGCAGGTGGAGCGACTGACCGGAATTTCCGAATCAGCGATGCGGCAAACCGTCCGCTGGCTGGCCAAGCCGAACCGCGGGCTGATTCTCACCGGACGCGGGACCGAGCAGCATGCCAAGGGTGTCGATTCCGTGCTGGCGTGGATCAATTTGGCGTTGGCGTTGGGCCACGTCGGGGAACCGGGCAGCGGATTTGGCACGCTCACCGGCCAGGGCAACGGGCAAGGCGGACGCGAGCACGGCCAAAAAGCCGATCAGTTGCCGGGCTATCGACTCATCGAAATCGATGCGCATCGGGAGCATGTGGCCCGCGTCTGGGGAGTCGATCCCGCGAGTCTGCCCCGCAAAGGACGCAGTGCCGTGGAATTGCTCGATTCGCTGGGGCAACCGAATGGCATTCATGGCTTGCTGGTGATGGGGTCGAATGTGGCGGTGGCATCGCCGGATTTGCCGCGAATTCACGAACGGTTGCGTTCGCTCTCGTTCTTGGCCGTGTGCGATCTGTTCGATCACGAAACGGCCCAATTTGCCGATGTCCTGCTGCCGGTGACGCAATGGGCAGAAGAAGACGGCACCATGACCAATTTCGAGGGGCGGGTGATTCGTCGGCGAACGGCGATTGCCCCCCCGCCGGGAGTTCGCACCGATGGCTGGATTCTCTCGGAATTGGCCCAGCGATTTGGGCAGGGCGATCGATTTCGGTACGATTCCACGGAAGCAATTTTTGATGAATTGTGTCGGGCGACCGCAGGGGGAGTCGCCGATTATGCGGGGATGTCGTATGCTCGAATCGAGCAATCGGCGGGGCTATTTTGGCCTTGTCCGCATCCCGCGCATCCGGGCACTCCGCGGCTGTTTGCCGATCGCTTTTTCCATGCCGATGGCAAGGCCAAATTGCACCCCGTTCAGCATCGTCCTGCTGGTGAGGAGCCGGATTCGGACTACCCGATTTACTTCACCACAGGCCGCGATTTGGAGCATTACAATTCCGGCACGCAGACTCGCCGCTCGCCGACGTTGGCCGGGAAAAAGCCGATGCCCCGGCTGCAAATCCACCCCGATTTGGCCGCCGAGCATGGCATCGTGGCGGGCTGTCGGGTGACGATCGCCTCTCGACGATCGGCGGTGGAATTTCTCGCGGAAATCACCCGGAATATCCGTCCCGATACACTGTTTGCCCCGTTCCATTGGGGGGGACGCGATGCGGCCAATCTCCTGACGCAGGCGACACTGGATCCGACCAGTCGTATGCCAGAATTCAAGCTCGCCGCCGTGCGAATTGTGGCGGTCCAACCCGCAATCGAATCGTTCCAGGAACTCGAATCATGA
- a CDS encoding FAD-dependent oxidoreductase, whose amino-acid sequence MIRETLAIIGNGMATGRLLDDLLRRDALKRYEIIVFGEEPHGCYNRILLNRVLLGGSTDEITLKPASWYAERGIRLITGDPVVAVSPAAQRLWTQSGGEFFFHRVIFATGSVARLLPVDGITAPNGRWKDGLAVYRTVADCQRIREVALRSKHAVVVGGGLLGLEAAKALADLGLQVTLLHLFDTLMNRQLDRVGSAMLRRAIERMGIRVMTSANTQAILGTQRVEGVLLTNGERIAAELVVVASGIKARIELAKDADIPTNAGILVNDRLESSVPRVYAVGECAEHAGKVYGIVQPLYEQCAVLAAVLMDAESAAYRGSKVYTRLKIVGMDVASMGDIEPQTDQDEVVQIIEERRGIYRKLIIRENRLVGAVLVGDTSLAAALVRRYERADPLPANRLDLFASDDRIGESTAERMICNCHQVSESAIVEAVRGGCRTLPELVTRTGAGTGCGSCQGQLAAVLRQCGSARLSSPAPVVSAFSIESTPHSCEKIHD is encoded by the coding sequence ATGATTCGCGAAACGCTTGCCATCATCGGCAACGGCATGGCCACGGGGCGACTGCTCGATGACCTGCTCCGCCGCGATGCGCTGAAACGCTACGAAATCATCGTTTTCGGCGAAGAACCGCACGGCTGCTACAACCGAATTCTGCTCAATCGCGTGCTGCTGGGCGGCTCCACCGACGAAATCACCTTGAAACCCGCTAGTTGGTACGCCGAGAGGGGCATTCGCCTCATCACGGGCGACCCGGTGGTGGCGGTCTCCCCGGCCGCGCAACGCTTGTGGACGCAATCCGGCGGGGAATTCTTCTTCCACCGCGTGATTTTCGCTACCGGCAGCGTGGCGCGGTTGCTCCCCGTCGATGGAATCACTGCCCCCAATGGCCGCTGGAAAGACGGGCTGGCGGTCTATCGCACCGTGGCCGATTGCCAGCGAATCCGCGAGGTGGCCCTGCGAAGCAAGCACGCGGTGGTAGTGGGCGGCGGCTTGCTGGGGCTGGAGGCCGCCAAAGCGCTCGCCGATCTCGGGCTGCAAGTCACGCTGCTGCATCTGTTTGATACGCTGATGAATCGGCAGTTGGATCGCGTGGGATCGGCCATGCTACGCCGCGCCATCGAGCGCATGGGCATTCGGGTGATGACGTCCGCCAATACCCAGGCGATTCTGGGCACCCAGCGCGTGGAAGGCGTGCTGCTGACTAACGGCGAGCGCATTGCGGCGGAACTGGTGGTGGTGGCCAGCGGCATCAAGGCCCGAATCGAATTGGCCAAAGACGCCGACATTCCCACCAACGCCGGCATCCTGGTCAACGATCGCCTGGAAAGTAGCGTTCCACGGGTGTACGCGGTGGGCGAATGTGCCGAACATGCGGGCAAAGTGTACGGCATTGTCCAGCCACTTTACGAGCAGTGTGCGGTGCTGGCGGCGGTGCTGATGGATGCGGAATCGGCGGCCTATCGTGGCTCGAAAGTGTATACCCGCCTGAAAATTGTCGGGATGGATGTCGCCAGCATGGGGGATATTGAACCCCAGACCGATCAGGACGAAGTGGTGCAAATTATCGAAGAACGACGCGGAATCTATCGGAAATTGATTATTCGAGAGAATCGCCTCGTCGGGGCGGTGCTGGTGGGGGATACCTCCCTGGCGGCGGCGCTGGTGCGTCGCTACGAGCGGGCCGATCCGTTGCCCGCGAATCGGCTTGATTTGTTCGCCTCGGACGATCGCATCGGCGAATCGACCGCCGAACGCATGATTTGCAATTGTCATCAGGTTTCGGAATCCGCGATTGTCGAAGCGGTGCGGGGTGGCTGTCGCACATTGCCGGAGTTGGTCACGCGCACCGGCGCGGGGACGGGCTGCGGCTCCTGTCAGGGACAACTCGCCGCCGTTTTGCGCCAATGCGGCTCGGCTCGACTCTCCTCGCCGGCCCCCGTGGTGTCGGCGTTTTCGATCGAATCAACCCCCCATTCCTGTGAGAAAATCCATGACTAA
- a CDS encoding nitrate/nitrite transporter: MTNAPESLERTVSDRQRVLWLSTIAFTLLFAVWMMLGILGVRIRDELQLSASQLDWLLAVAILAGSLPRLHFGIWTDRSGGRLMMTGILLATALPTFWVSQIHSYGELLIAAALFGLAGNSFTVGIAWNSAWFPDARKGTALGIFGAGNVGASVTKFLAPALLATIPTAGLAGGLIPGGWRLIPMVYSVLLVLMAVAVWWWAPTPERCPGRGRRMAEVLAPLNHMRVWRFSLYYVVVFGAYVALAAYLPRYYVDVYQITLQNAGFLTALFIFPASLLRPVGGWLSDRFGPRIVTYAVFGIMTIALGILAIPANVWDVGVVGFTVLIVIVGCGMGIGKASVYKYIPNYFPHDVGAVGGLVGMLGALGGFVLPPAFGICSRSLGTPQAAFLALFLVTLASLIWLHRVVMRLQAERGSVRLADAVGASAPTN, encoded by the coding sequence ATGACTAATGCCCCGGAATCGCTGGAGCGGACCGTTTCGGATCGCCAGCGGGTGCTTTGGCTATCGACCATCGCATTCACCCTGTTATTTGCCGTGTGGATGATGCTCGGCATTCTGGGCGTGCGAATCCGCGACGAATTGCAGCTTTCCGCATCGCAGTTGGATTGGCTGCTGGCCGTGGCGATTCTCGCCGGGTCGCTCCCGCGATTGCATTTCGGCATCTGGACCGACCGTTCCGGTGGCCGATTGATGATGACGGGGATTCTGCTGGCTACGGCGCTGCCCACATTTTGGGTCAGCCAGATCCACAGTTACGGCGAATTGTTGATTGCCGCGGCGCTGTTCGGCCTGGCGGGGAATTCGTTCACGGTCGGAATTGCCTGGAATTCGGCCTGGTTTCCCGATGCTCGCAAGGGGACTGCGCTGGGCATCTTCGGGGCGGGGAACGTCGGCGCATCGGTGACGAAATTTCTGGCACCCGCGCTCTTGGCGACGATTCCCACGGCGGGGTTGGCGGGCGGGCTGATTCCGGGCGGCTGGCGGCTGATTCCGATGGTCTATTCCGTGCTGCTGGTGCTGATGGCGGTCGCCGTTTGGTGGTGGGCGCCCACTCCCGAACGCTGTCCCGGTCGCGGTCGCCGCATGGCCGAGGTGCTGGCCCCGTTGAATCACATGCGAGTTTGGCGATTTAGTTTGTATTATGTGGTCGTCTTTGGTGCATATGTGGCATTGGCGGCCTATCTGCCTCGATATTATGTTGATGTCTATCAAATAACGTTGCAGAATGCCGGATTCCTAACGGCATTATTTATCTTCCCGGCAAGTCTGTTGCGGCCCGTGGGTGGCTGGCTTTCCGATCGATTTGGCCCACGAATCGTCACGTATGCGGTGTTTGGCATCATGACCATCGCGTTGGGAATTCTCGCCATTCCAGCCAATGTATGGGATGTGGGCGTCGTTGGATTTACCGTGTTAATTGTGATTGTTGGCTGTGGAATGGGGATTGGCAAAGCGTCGGTCTATAAATATATTCCGAATTATTTCCCGCATGATGTCGGAGCCGTGGGCGGCTTGGTGGGCATGTTAGGCGCGTTGGGCGGATTCGTGTTGCCGCCCGCATTCGGGATCTGCTCGCGCTCCTTGGGCACCCCGCAGGCGGCGTTTCTGGCGCTGTTTCTGGTCACGTTGGCGAGTCTGATTTGGCTGCATCGCGTGGTGATGCGATTGCAAGCGGAGCGTGGCAGCGTGCGGTTGGCTGATGCCGTGGGCGCATCGGCTCCCACAAACTGA